One Streptomyces dangxiongensis genomic window, GCGGCCGTCGCCGGTGGGCAGTGGCCGCGCGTCGAGTCGGTTAGTTGAGCCTGTCGTCGCCGAGGACCTGGCGGAGCAGGTCCAGGTCCCGGGCGGCGTCGACCGTGCCGACGTGCGCGAGGACCTTCCCGGAGTGCCGCAGGCAGTCCGGCAGGTACTTGTCCGACAGCGCGAGGAGCGCCTGGGCTTCCTTGTCGTTCTTCGGGGTGCCGTCGGACTGGTCGAGGGTTTCGGTGTCCTTGTCGTCCAGGCAGCGCACGGGCGCGCTGGCACCGACGCCGCGCGGGTCGAGACTGACCAGGTCGTAGCGGGTGTGCAGGGCCGCGTACTGCCCCGAGAGCTGGGGGAGACCGGCGACGCCGGAAGCGCCGGGGCCGCCGAAGTTGAACACGAGCGAGCCGATGCGCCGCTGTCCGTGCCCGGGGCGGGCTCTCGCGCGGATCAGCGCCAGGGTGATCGTGTCGCCGCCCGGGTCCGCGTAGTCGAGGGGGACCTTCAGGGCGGCGCACTCCCAGGATGTGCCGTCCGGCAGCGCTTTCGGCGCCTCGGCGTCCGAGGCCTGGAGGGCGGTGGGAGCCCGGCAGCTCCGCCAGGCGGGTCTCTGCCCTGTGAGCGAGGCGGGCAAGGGTGCGCCCGGCTGCGCGGCCGGCGGGGCCGCGGTGGGTGTCGCCGTGGCGTGCCCCGGGAGCGTGGGCACGGCGGTCGCCGGGAGCAGGACACCGGCGCAGAGCGTCGCGGCCGAGGCGACGACCAGGGTGATACGGGCGGTGTGCCCCGTGGGCCGGGGGCGTGCGTGGTCGGAGTGGCCATCGTGGATCATGGTCTTGCCTGTCGCTGTCGACGCCGGGTGGATCCCGCTCAGGCGTCGGGGCCGGGCGGGTGACGGATCACCTCCAGTGAGCCCGGGACCGTACAGGGGCGTCATGTTCCGGGAACTCGGGACTTGACGCCGACCGGCCGAAGACAGCGTGCCGCCCTCTTGACGGCGACCGGCCGGTGACACTGCGCCGCCCGGTCTCCGAAACCGGCGGCTGAG contains:
- a CDS encoding alpha/beta fold hydrolase yields the protein MVLGRGPEFAAAPGRLARSGDADVSPVLVQSITDPDDPQHKGVFLGADLLAWLARAGASLDIDQYVYHDCGDDEDGSQAPERAAERRRGDDSPPLSRRFRRPGGAVSPAGRRQEGGTLSSAGRRQVPSSRNMTPLYGPGLTGGDPSPARPRRLSGIHPASTATGKTMIHDGHSDHARPRPTGHTARITLVVASAATLCAGVLLPATAVPTLPGHATATPTAAPPAAQPGAPLPASLTGQRPAWRSCRAPTALQASDAEAPKALPDGTSWECAALKVPLDYADPGGDTITLALIRARARPGHGQRRIGSLVFNFGGPGASGVAGLPQLSGQYAALHTRYDLVSLDPRGVGASAPVRCLDDKDTETLDQSDGTPKNDKEAQALLALSDKYLPDCLRHSGKVLAHVGTVDAARDLDLLRQVLGDDRLN